In Nicotiana tabacum cultivar K326 chromosome 17, ASM71507v2, whole genome shotgun sequence, one DNA window encodes the following:
- the LOC107800675 gene encoding uncharacterized protein LOC107800675, with the protein MEECRICHDGDEDSNMEIPCSCRGTLKYAHRKCVQRWCNEKGDTVCEICRQNFKPDYTAPAPLFGGFPMNMRGNWEISMNSLDYPQFVALASADHNFLDYDYDEYSVFYPRSLICCRIVAITFVLLLMLRTILPLILSVAGDNSITLIMLSVLKTIGILLAVYVLAKTFLAIRHRRHQDLHHSQIFPSDEETELPLQQRPRSQIAPLDDENELPVQPHFIHVQ; encoded by the exons ATGGAAGAATGTAGGATTTGCCATGACGGTGATGAAGATTCAAACATGGAGATTCCCTGTTCTTGCCGTGGAACCCTCAAG TATGCCCATCGCAAATGTGTACAGAGGTGGTGCAATGAGAAGGGGGACACTGTCTGTGAAATTTGCCGCCAG AATTTTAAGCCAGATTATACAGCACCAGCTCCTCTGTTTGGCGGATTTCCAATGAACATGAG AGGAAACTGGGAGATTTCCATGAATAGCCTTGATTATCCTCAGTTTGTTGCATTGGCTTCTGCGGACCACAATTTTCTTGATTACGACTATGATGAGTATTCAGTATTTTATCCAAGAAGTTTGATATGCTGCCGCATTGTTGCCATAACT TTTGTGCTTCTTCTGATGTTACGTACAATCCTGCCACTTATCCTTAGTGTTGCTGGAGATAATTCGATAACATTGATCATG TTATCAGTGTTGAAAACTATCGGAATCCTACTGGCGGTGTATGTATTGGCGAAAACTTTTCTTGCTATACGACATCGGAGGCATCAG GATCTTCATCACTCTCAGATTTTCCCATCAGATGAGGAAACTGAGTTGCCATTACAACAGCGTCCGCGTTCTCAGATTGCTCCATTAGATGATGAGAATGAACTACCAGTACAGCCACATTTTATACATGTCCAATGA
- the LOC107800676 gene encoding protein PIN-LIKES 2-like — protein sequence MELPNSEKDANMNYGSHYLVYAVLPLLKLLCLTVIGLILAHPRSQLVPKATFKLLSKLVFALFLPCTIFIHLGETITVQNFARWWFIPVNVLLSTAIGCLLGYLVAIICGPPPEYFRFTIIATAFGNTGNLPLAIVGSVCHSGDNPFGPDCYTTGVSYVSFAQWVAVLLVYTLVYHMMEPPLEYFDVVDEGGEIQEPLPSNDLSRPLLVEAEWPGMEDRETEHCKTPFIARVFNSVSTLSYSSIPDPDSLEEAPAPRSPKSIRCLAEPRMVRRIRIVAEQTPVHHVLQPPTFATLLAFIVGMVPPIKSVVYGNEAPLSFLTDSLEILAQAMVPSVMLILGGMLAEGPNESKLGVRTTVGITVARLLVLPLVGTGVVYFADQMNFLIPNDQMYRFVLLLQYTTPSAILLGAVASLRGYAVREASAMLFWQHVFALFSLSIYIIIYFKILLSYV from the coding sequence ATGGAACTCCCAAATTCTGAAAAAGATGCCAATATGAATTACGGTAGCCATTACCTAGTATATGCTGTTCTACCGCTGTTGAAACTCTTATGTCTAACTGTTATTGGCCTAATTCTTGCACATCCAAGATCCCAATTAGTTCCTAAAGCTACTTTTAAGCTCCTTAGCAAGCTTGTGTTTGCTCTCTTCTTGCCTTGTACCATATTTATTCACCTTGGTGAGACTATTACTGTCCAGAATTTTGCGCGCTGGTGGTTTATACCAGTTAATGTACTTTTAAGTACTGCAATCGGTTGTCTATTGGGGTACTTGGTGGCGATAATTTGCGGGCCACCTCCAGAGTACTTTAGGTTCACTATCATCGCGACTGCGTTTGGGAACACTGGCAATTTGCCTCTTGCCATTGTTGGATCAGTTTGCCACAGCGGTGACAATCCTTTTGGTCCAGATTGCTACACCACTGGCGTGTCCTATGTGTCGTTTGCCCAATGGGTGGCGGTGCTGCTCGTTTACACTCTTGTTTACCATATGATGGAGCCGCCGTTGGAGTACTTTGATGTTGTTGATGAGGGTGGCGAGATTCAGGAGCCATTACCTAGTAATGATCTTAGTAGGCCACTTCTTGTGGAAGCTGAGTGGCCTGGTATGGAAGATAGAGAAACCGAGCATTGCAAGACACCCTTTATTGCACGGGTGTTTAACAGTGTCTCAACCCTTTCATATAGTTCTATTCCGGACCCTGATAGTTTGGAGGAAGCGCCAGCACCGAGGAGTCCAAAATCTATTAGATGTTTAGCGGAGCCCCGGATGGTTAGAAGAATAAGAATTGTCGCTGAACAAACTCCAGTTCACCATGTTCTTCAGCCTCCAACGTTTGCTACATTGTTGGCTTTTATTGTTGGAATGGTTCCGCCCATTAAATCTGTTGTTTATGGTAACGAGGCTCCTCTTTCGTTCCTCACGGACAGTTTAGAAATACTCGCTCAAGCTATGGTGCCTTCAGTTATGCTGATTCTAGGAGGAATGCTTGCTGAGGGTCCTAATGAATCTAAACTCGGAGTTCGAACCACTGTTGGCATAACCGTTGCTAGACTTTTGGTCCTTCCTTTGGTCGGAACAGGAGTGGTCTATTTTGCTGATCAAATGAACTTTTTAATACCTAATGATCAGATGTATCGGTTCGTGCTTTTGTTGCAGTACACCACACCAAGTGCCATCTTGTTGGGAGCAGTTGCTAGCTTGAGAGGTTATGCAGTCAGAGAAGCTTCAGCAATGCTCTTCTGGCAACATGTGTTTGCTCTGTTCTCTCTTTCTATATACATTATTATCTACTTCAAGATTCTGCTTTCGTATGTCTGA
- the LOC142172175 gene encoding uncharacterized protein LOC142172175, producing MNSLISCSRLLSSSNSLWMTPPSISTCIKLKAQRQVVNARFEHNQGESKPVDENMIVLRIRIKEMKLLEAGKIGPPSNWMRWEKKYFAHYKEDVYEAIGLIQMYLIETRPALALGMLALLCLSVPFSTYVLILHVMDITKSLSFHV from the coding sequence ATGAATTCGTTGATCTCTTGTTCTAGGCTTCTAAGTTCAAGTAACTCTTTGTGGATGACTCCTCCTTCAATCTCAACCTGTATCAAACTAAAGGCACAGAGGCAAGTGGTGAATGCGAGATTCGAACATAATCAAGGTGAAAGCAAGCCTGTGGATGAAAACATGATTGTTCTTCGAATACGTATTAAAGAGATGAAATTGCTAGAAGCTGGCAAAATAGGACCACCTTCAAATTGGATGAGATGGGAGAAGAAGTACTTTGCGCATTACAAGGAGGACGTTTATGAAGCTATAGGGTTGATACAGATGTATTTGATAGAGACTAGGCCAGCTTTGGCTCTAGGGATGTTGGCGCTGCTTTGTTTAAGTGTGCCCTTCTCAACTTATGTTTTGATCCTCCATGTCATGGACATAACCAAGAGTTTATCCTTTCATGTTTAA